The following proteins are encoded in a genomic region of Synechococcus sp. ROS8604:
- the topA gene encoding type I DNA topoisomerase: MANTLVIVESPTKARTIRGFLPKGYRVEASMGHVRDLPNNASEIPAAQKGQKWANLGVNTEANFEPLYVVPKDKKKIVRELKDALKGVDELLLATDEDREGESISWHLLQLLSPKVPVKRMVFHEITKEAISRALDDTRELDMELVHAQETRRILDRLVGYTLSPLLWKKVAWGLSAGRVQSVAVRLLVQRERARRAFRSGSYWDLKAALEQQSLRFDAKLTHLGGTKVATGTDFDESTGGLKQGSKVRLLSEDDARSLSLGLKSSDWTVSSVEEKPTVRRPVPPFTTSTLQQESNRKLRLSARETMRCAQGLYERGFITYMRTDSVHLSDQAITAARSCVESRYGKEYLSKGPRQFSTKSRNAQEAHEAIRPSGESFRAPSETGLEGRDLSLYELIWKRTVASQMAEARLTMLAVDLTVGEAVFRSSGKRIDFPGFFRAYVEGSDDPDAALEGQEVLLPALKIGDSPKVHDVEALGHQTQPPARFSEASLVKMLEKEGIGRPSTYASIIGTIVDRGYSSLNNNSLTPSFTAFAVTALLEEHFPDLVDTGFTARMETTLDEISTGKVQWLPYLNGFFKGDQGLESLVQKREGDIDPGASRTIDLEGLPCVIRIGRYGAYLESKRVGDDGEEELIKANLPKDVTPGELDHEQAELILKHKADGPEALGEDPETGDLVYLLFGQYGPYVQKGQVSDENPKPKRASLPKGVKPEDLKLDDALGLLRLPRLLGEHPESGRVQAGLGRFGPYVVWDKGKGEKDYRSLKGDDDVLAVGLSRALELLAMPKRGRGGRTALKDLGKPEGSEETVQVFDGPYGLYVKQGKVNASLPEGKGADDITLKEAIELLDAKAATKKTSRRKTSTAKTTTKAKSTAKAKTAKPAARKAPATTKTGRLRASAVRVIRPGDA; encoded by the coding sequence GTGGCGAACACCCTGGTCATCGTTGAAAGCCCCACCAAGGCGCGCACCATCCGTGGATTCCTCCCAAAGGGCTATCGGGTGGAAGCTTCGATGGGCCATGTGCGGGATCTGCCGAACAACGCAAGTGAGATCCCCGCAGCTCAAAAAGGTCAGAAGTGGGCCAACCTCGGAGTCAACACAGAGGCGAACTTTGAACCTCTTTATGTGGTCCCGAAGGACAAGAAAAAAATTGTGCGCGAGCTCAAAGACGCCCTGAAGGGCGTTGATGAACTGCTGCTGGCAACGGACGAAGATCGCGAAGGTGAAAGCATCAGTTGGCACCTGCTCCAGCTGTTGTCACCCAAGGTCCCCGTGAAACGAATGGTGTTTCACGAGATCACGAAAGAAGCGATTTCCAGGGCACTCGATGACACGCGTGAGCTCGATATGGAGCTGGTGCATGCCCAAGAAACCAGAAGAATTCTCGACCGATTGGTGGGGTACACCCTCTCGCCCCTGTTGTGGAAGAAAGTTGCTTGGGGGCTTTCGGCCGGACGTGTTCAATCCGTCGCTGTCCGACTGCTCGTGCAGCGAGAGCGAGCAAGACGCGCCTTCCGCAGTGGCAGCTACTGGGATCTGAAAGCTGCGCTCGAGCAGCAAAGCCTCCGCTTTGATGCCAAGCTCACCCACCTCGGCGGGACGAAAGTCGCCACCGGCACTGACTTTGATGAAAGCACCGGCGGCCTCAAACAGGGCAGCAAGGTGCGTCTCCTGAGCGAAGACGACGCTCGCTCCCTGTCGCTTGGCCTGAAATCGTCGGACTGGACCGTCTCCTCGGTCGAGGAAAAGCCCACGGTGCGCAGGCCCGTTCCGCCGTTCACAACCAGCACCCTGCAGCAGGAATCGAATCGCAAATTGCGTCTCTCCGCGCGCGAGACGATGCGCTGCGCTCAGGGCCTCTACGAACGCGGTTTCATCACCTACATGCGCACCGATTCGGTGCATCTCTCCGATCAAGCCATTACGGCGGCTCGCAGCTGTGTGGAATCGCGCTACGGCAAGGAGTATCTGAGCAAGGGGCCCAGGCAGTTCAGCACCAAGTCACGCAATGCCCAGGAAGCCCATGAGGCGATCCGACCTTCAGGTGAGAGCTTCCGCGCTCCGTCCGAAACAGGCCTCGAAGGGCGTGATCTGTCTTTATATGAGCTGATTTGGAAGCGCACAGTTGCCAGCCAAATGGCCGAAGCCCGGCTCACCATGCTCGCGGTGGATCTCACCGTGGGAGAAGCCGTGTTCCGCTCCAGTGGAAAACGCATTGATTTCCCTGGCTTTTTCCGCGCCTACGTCGAGGGCAGCGACGATCCTGATGCCGCGTTGGAAGGCCAGGAAGTGTTGTTGCCGGCCCTGAAAATTGGGGACTCACCCAAGGTTCATGACGTCGAAGCGCTCGGACACCAAACCCAGCCGCCTGCTCGTTTCAGCGAGGCCTCCCTGGTGAAAATGCTGGAGAAAGAGGGGATCGGTCGTCCCTCCACCTACGCCAGCATCATCGGCACGATCGTGGATCGAGGCTATTCCTCGCTCAACAACAATTCGCTCACCCCAAGTTTCACAGCCTTTGCCGTAACCGCTCTGCTGGAAGAGCATTTTCCTGATCTGGTGGATACCGGGTTTACGGCCCGCATGGAAACCACGCTGGATGAAATCTCCACCGGGAAAGTGCAATGGCTGCCCTACTTGAATGGATTTTTCAAAGGCGACCAAGGACTTGAGTCCTTGGTCCAAAAACGCGAGGGAGACATCGACCCGGGAGCATCACGCACGATCGACCTCGAAGGCTTGCCTTGCGTCATCAGGATCGGGCGATACGGCGCTTATCTCGAATCCAAACGCGTTGGTGACGACGGAGAAGAGGAGCTGATCAAGGCGAACCTGCCTAAGGACGTGACCCCAGGAGAACTGGATCACGAACAAGCAGAGCTGATCCTGAAGCACAAAGCCGATGGTCCAGAAGCACTCGGCGAGGATCCAGAAACGGGCGATCTGGTTTACCTGCTCTTCGGCCAATACGGGCCCTACGTGCAGAAAGGTCAGGTCAGCGACGAGAATCCCAAGCCGAAACGGGCCTCCTTGCCGAAAGGGGTGAAGCCCGAAGATCTGAAGCTGGATGATGCGCTCGGACTCCTGCGCTTGCCCCGTCTCCTGGGCGAACATCCAGAGAGCGGCAGGGTTCAGGCTGGCTTGGGTCGCTTTGGCCCCTACGTGGTTTGGGACAAGGGGAAAGGCGAAAAGGACTATCGCTCCCTCAAGGGCGATGACGACGTGCTCGCCGTTGGGCTGAGCCGAGCCCTGGAACTGCTCGCCATGCCAAAACGTGGACGCGGGGGAAGGACGGCGCTCAAGGATCTTGGAAAACCGGAGGGAAGCGAAGAGACCGTGCAGGTCTTTGATGGCCCCTACGGCCTTTACGTGAAGCAGGGAAAAGTGAATGCGTCATTGCCGGAAGGCAAAGGCGCCGACGACATCACCTTGAAAGAAGC
- a CDS encoding ABC transporter ATP-binding protein — MADLLDEARPSVAQLRDVSKVYGSGETEVKALNGLDLDVLRGDYLAVMGASGSGKSTAMNVLGCLDRPTSGSYCLNGSAVERLDDDALADLRNKELGFVFQQFHLLPHATALENVMLPMIYAGLPPSEREKRARAALQQVGLGQRMQNRPNQLSGGQQQRVAIARAIINKPALLLADEPTGALDSRTTNDVLNLFDELHAQGITIVLVTHEDDVAARAQTVIHFRDGKVERVAENRVNPGLKTPSPQ, encoded by the coding sequence TTGGCTGATCTCTTGGATGAAGCCCGTCCATCGGTGGCTCAGCTTCGAGATGTCAGCAAGGTCTATGGATCTGGAGAAACGGAGGTCAAAGCCCTCAATGGGCTTGATCTGGATGTGCTGCGTGGTGATTACTTGGCAGTGATGGGTGCGAGTGGATCGGGCAAGAGCACGGCGATGAATGTTCTGGGCTGTCTTGACCGACCCACCAGTGGCTCCTACTGCCTCAATGGGAGTGCTGTGGAGCGGCTTGATGACGATGCGTTGGCCGATCTGCGCAATAAGGAACTGGGTTTTGTCTTTCAGCAGTTCCATCTCCTCCCCCATGCGACAGCACTGGAGAATGTGATGCTGCCAATGATCTATGCCGGCCTCCCTCCATCGGAGCGGGAGAAAAGGGCTAGGGCAGCCCTGCAACAGGTTGGCCTTGGGCAAAGGATGCAGAATCGCCCCAACCAACTGTCGGGTGGTCAGCAGCAGCGGGTGGCTATCGCCAGAGCAATCATCAACAAGCCAGCGCTCCTCCTCGCTGATGAACCCACCGGGGCCTTGGATTCACGCACGACGAACGACGTTTTGAACTTGTTTGATGAGTTGCACGCTCAAGGCATCACGATCGTTCTCGTCACCCATGAAGACGATGTGGCAGCGCGTGCTCAGACTGTGATTCACTTTCGCGACGGTAAAGTCGAGCGCGTGGCAGAAAACCGCGTTAACCCAGGCCTTAAAACGCCTTCCCCTCAGTAA
- a CDS encoding NAD(P)H-quinone oxidoreductase subunit N, with the protein MPELGALLLSTQAVAAPGELLNLALHAGTVGPEAAVLVAMIATLLVDLAGEKVSVRWVPPICYAGLGTALVLLALQWNQPLEPSFLGAFLSDHLAIAFRAVVALSTLLSLLISWRYAEQSGTPVGEYAAILLAATLGGMFLCGATDLVSVFVSLETLSVASYLLSGYMKRDARSSEAALKYLLVGSAAAAVFLYGASLLYGLSGSTSLEVIGTALVTSPTPLAALALVFVLATVAFKIAAVPFHQWTPDVYEGSPTPVVAFLSVGSKAAGFALALRLLVGCFGSFDTQWKLLFTVLAILSMTLGNVVALAQTSMKRMLAYSSIGQAGFVMIGLVCGTEDGFAAMVLYMATYLFMNLGAFACIILFSIRTGSDRISDYAGLYQKDPLITLGLSLCLLSLGGIPPMLGFFGKIYLFFAGWADHQYVLVVVGLVTSVISIYYYIGVIKMMVVKEPQEASDVVKAYPPINWSTIGLPPLRVALVLCVVVTAVGGILSNPLFEWASSTVAGTPLLQQAIANSSGASLG; encoded by the coding sequence ATGCCCGAGTTGGGTGCTCTGCTTCTCTCCACCCAGGCCGTGGCAGCTCCTGGAGAGCTGCTCAATCTCGCTTTGCATGCCGGCACGGTGGGGCCTGAGGCTGCTGTTTTGGTGGCCATGATTGCCACGTTGCTGGTGGATCTAGCGGGGGAAAAAGTTTCAGTTCGCTGGGTTCCACCCATTTGCTACGCGGGGTTGGGGACGGCTTTGGTTCTGCTGGCTCTGCAGTGGAATCAACCCCTTGAACCTTCGTTCTTAGGGGCGTTCCTTTCCGACCACCTCGCGATTGCGTTCCGGGCTGTTGTTGCCCTCTCCACCCTGCTGTCGCTTCTGATCAGCTGGCGATACGCCGAGCAAAGTGGCACGCCCGTTGGGGAATATGCCGCCATCCTGCTGGCCGCCACCTTGGGCGGAATGTTCCTTTGCGGTGCCACAGATCTGGTAAGCGTTTTCGTGTCTCTCGAGACGCTGTCCGTGGCCAGTTACCTGTTATCCGGGTACATGAAGCGTGATGCGCGAAGTTCCGAAGCGGCGCTCAAATATCTCCTGGTGGGTTCAGCGGCGGCGGCTGTGTTCCTTTACGGAGCGTCGCTGCTGTACGGCCTGAGTGGCTCAACCAGCTTGGAAGTGATCGGTACGGCTCTGGTGACCAGCCCCACCCCATTGGCCGCTCTTGCGCTGGTGTTTGTTCTCGCCACGGTGGCTTTCAAGATTGCAGCTGTTCCTTTCCACCAGTGGACGCCTGATGTTTACGAGGGATCACCCACCCCGGTTGTGGCCTTCTTGTCCGTGGGCTCGAAGGCTGCAGGTTTTGCCCTAGCCCTGCGACTTCTCGTTGGCTGTTTTGGAAGTTTTGACACGCAATGGAAACTCCTCTTCACCGTTTTGGCGATCCTCAGCATGACGCTGGGCAACGTGGTGGCCCTAGCCCAGACCTCCATGAAGAGGATGCTGGCGTACAGCTCGATTGGGCAGGCCGGATTCGTGATGATCGGTCTGGTGTGCGGCACGGAAGACGGCTTCGCCGCCATGGTGCTTTACATGGCCACCTATCTGTTTATGAACCTTGGTGCATTCGCTTGCATCATCCTGTTCTCGATCAGAACGGGAAGCGACAGAATTTCTGACTATGCCGGTCTGTATCAGAAAGATCCCTTAATCACCCTTGGCCTGAGTCTCTGCCTCCTTTCCCTTGGTGGCATTCCACCAATGCTTGGTTTTTTCGGGAAGATTTATTTGTTTTTTGCGGGCTGGGCGGACCACCAGTACGTCTTGGTTGTGGTTGGCCTCGTGACTTCGGTGATTTCGATTTATTACTACATCGGCGTCATCAAGATGATGGTGGTGAAGGAGCCTCAAGAGGCTTCAGACGTTGTGAAGGCCTATCCACCGATTAACTGGAGCACGATCGGACTTCCACCGTTGAGGGTGGCGCTCGTGCTCTGTGTCGTGGTGACAGCAGTGGGCGGAATCTTGTCCAATCCTCTGTTCGAATGGGCTAGCAGCACGGTGGCTGGCACCCCTTTGTTGCAGCAGGCGATTGCTAACTCCTCGGGAGCGTCCCTTGGCTGA